The following proteins come from a genomic window of Drosophila sulfurigaster albostrigata strain 15112-1811.04 chromosome X, ASM2355843v2, whole genome shotgun sequence:
- the LOC133848861 gene encoding treacle protein → MESIVLHSDIARLVLGYLVNNNLKRAAQTLCRTSPHLVQEFNAFRQGLLPHNFLNGGLEEMIREHVKINTLVTNAMLKLPLERRMRLQQMKLSERLSELLHQEKNTSHNSWRNNTTANTNKKRKRRRMRGQTDEESQQQLPHYDSKRPRLLAPHLYCSIERSHRLHSADNESLDSSSSGSNHTDNCNSDASSADEALPFHGSGHGPKNNSTPRTGTSRTNDSAELIMMPMPQAMPELTQAIMTNEDFQQKLLENINVALQSVTVHAPTPESINSEAVLDDLVKNILEATEKDPSFDRVLQEVVGTPAPTNVGEQQPAEATLETPELAAAEPPQTPLIIRNAVAAVANAGGDGNGNGNAVIQLNTNTSLDQVVDPNFSISKLIVINSNESVQKQQQQLHQHQQLQQQLQQQLATGAASVNLSITTENLINYNDAGGGGGGGDGEAAASGTIQTTSNQVCVDTTNGQLTFPMIFSSNDGIFSHLPLLVNNEWLAQQLRSDVFEIPLTEPITVTASQLPSSIIINSAVKQSSSHQSLPPAAVEPPVQLIEEEPQPPPPSTAAATAAAAAVHKSVERKAAPANANGIPPASLDSSRVVLERATPSTAGIVNVKAFRSLSTPRKRTSHVRTLNFSPKAITHAMQQTPVSTRRAQLQQQQLQRREQLKALREQQQQSQPVQTEQQPELAKQAPEEKPVHIKSVEILPSFGSSPTHSKPSTSADVSANESGNSCLPPLFAMEEGSNQTVIKAVVVAAKQTKGSTATPKRKQKRRAAVKACKRIISQSTLPEETQQQQKEQQQQPQQLDVKLEQQEQPDVGTSLDDSKENQRGSQHVEEEDDDDQTDLMAAWQRQMHGTSTDLEQRLREINAKRQEQFKGPQRTRRRTAAGKKKAGGGGTPLAPKQKKLKVPLSAKKKKLQAGQTVGKATTTIKITTPQKTKKIVESKEPPKEANREEQDKQQLQGEKNAHKVSIIEEPAKQLKTEKEQLPEKTAKQVTTTTKTTTTATATIAIATVDQVPSSMEMLLETPFKMLLSQSDDGVPPTPGPAALLLPPTLDTPYAKLLPSTSFLFGSDTKSILDTPMLTAITPGTRLSGATPFGHSLGTPHSTAKTDYSSGSSYYRPDEAEHTDTNAQCALQPARASPATTIIAPEPIKVSAVSAFELHAERLPVEPTVLRRVRSFGTEAVDSAEGAVAALPDNVAEPGPHYKLVSGLPDAVVDNSSSSSCASSSTYSSSSSSSSSSGSGSSTDSSSNSSVTSATSRRAASQVAPGGVALPTAKTMQLLDMENLSDISSTEDEEWLKAAAAAATEPPLAIDNEPQQLVSQDGEVRYPLRNWLTPSKDATKDANTSGEMAPPAPKTKPVNPPLPPPPPPELPTAAVKPPPPPSPPPSAPPPPVNPPAAKTPTPPPPPPPAPTAAEDKLKQQLVMEQRRQELAKVRERVKAKVKQQVSPKPRVRKVNKKLSNMRENAKLSQPPSQSSKASNGKSPRKETPPTVKTAATTGASAVTTVLTTSSATTAVAIPKPTEAIAKSGNEPSTNCSSDLDPALLMALNLSAKKQQQHQPKVGRVAVQIAAQPAPALGAALRRGRPKKAPNVEPTRCCTRRSTRLIDNKTPGPEETSPEPPPKLTKALTNVKVTKKPAKKRAEARLEPSQPLATLAEAQTTQKSPEPQTLPSTSAATAAPAASPDYELDMCLSSSHVENTFSFSYADNGSKPTEPVEPQPASYFESYQMRLMIDNEMHNVRMTSPQLIYQHSGKGGEDNGVNAAANAAAIRNIPKKRIVRYTSGGGGGAGEGGATTNRDEAKDEKQVKPVATSTPLGNNSQAAESGQRDENDLEVAKINAPIKPNSGEDQEPHDAGVQIEDIESILSHLHGT, encoded by the exons ATGGAATCGATTGTGCTGCATTCCGATATAGCGCGCCTGGTCCTAG GCTATTTGGTCAACAATAATCTTAAGCGTGCGGCCCAAACTCTATGCCGCACATCGCCGCATCTGGTGCAGGAGTTCAATGCATTCCGTCAAGGCTTGCTGCCGCACAACTTTCTCAATGGCGGTCTCGAGGAGATGATACGGGAGCACGTCAAGATCAACACGCTGG TGACGAATGCAATGCTCAAGTTGCCCCTGGAGCGGCGAATGCGTTTACAGCAAATGAAACTCTCTGAGCGTCTCAGTGAGCTGCTGCATCAGGAAAAGAACACATCGCATAACAGCTGGcgcaacaacacaacagcaaacacaaacaaaaaacgcaAGCGTCGTCGCAT GCGTGGCCAAACGGATGAAGagtcacaacaacagctgccacaTTACGACAGCAAGCGTCCACGTCTGCTGGCGCCACATTTGTACTGCAGCATTGAGCGCTCACATCGCTTGCACAGCGCTGACAATGAATCCCtcgatagcagcagcagcggcagcaatcacaccgacaactgcaacagcgaTGCGAGTAGCGCCGACGAAGCTTTGCCCTTCCATGGCAGCGGGCATGGACCCAAGAATAATTCCACGCCACGCACAGGCACCAGCCGCACCAACGATTCGGCAGAATTGATCATGATGCCCATGCCACAAGCTATGCCC GAATTGACGCAGGCCATCATGACCAATGAGGACTTCCAGCAGAAGCTGCTGGAGAACATCAATGTGGCGTTACAATCGGTCACCGTGCATGCGCCTACGCCGGAATCGATAAACTCTGAGGCGGTGCTTGATGATTTGGTCAAGAACATATTGGAAGCGACCGAGAAGGATCCATCGTTTGACCGTGTGCTCCAAGAGGTCGTTGGCACACCGGCGCCAACAAATGTCGGCGAGCAGCAGCCGGCTGAAGCTACTTTAGAGACGCCAGAGCTGGCTGCAGCAGAGCCACCGCAAACACCGCTTATCATACGCAAtgcggtggcggcggtggctaATGCGGGCGGAGATGGGaatggcaatggaaatgcGGTGATACAATTGAATACGAACACCTCACTAGACCAGGTGGTGGATCCCAATTTCAGCATATCCAAGTTGATTGTGATCAATTCGAATGAGAGCgtacaaaagcagcagcaacaactgcatcagcatcagcaactgcaacaacaactgcaacagcagctggcaacTGGCGCAGCTTCAGTTAATCTCAGCATCACCACCGAGAATCTCATCAATTACAATGATGCCggcggtggaggaggaggaggagatggTGAGGCAGCAGCGAGTGGAACGATCCAAACGACATCGAATCAAGTGTGTGTGGATACCACAAATGGTCAGCTAACATTTCCCATGATCTTCTCGTCCAACGATGGCATCTTCTCGCATCTGCCGCTGCTTGTGAACAACGAATGGTTGGCTCAACAGCTGCGCTCTGATGTCTTTGAAATTCCACTAACCGAACCAATTACTGTGACGGCCAGTCAACTGCCCAGTTCGATAATAATTAACAGTGCTGTGAAGCAGTCATCGTCGCATCAGTCACTGCCGCCAGCTGCTGTTGAGCCGCCCGTGCAATTGATTGAGGAGGAGCCTCAACCGCCGCCGCCATCAACagctgcagccacagcagcagccgcagctgtACACAAATCTGTGGAACGCAAAGCGGCGCCAGCGAATGCGAATGGGATCCCGCCTGCCTCGTTGGACTCGTCGCGTGTGGTGCTGGAGCGTGCGACGCCTTCGACGGCAGGCATTGTGAATGTGAAGGCATTCCGCAGTTTGTCGACGCCCAGGAAACGCACTTCGCATGTGCGCACCCTCAACTTTTCACCCAAGGCAATTACGCATGCGATGCAGCAGACGCCCGTCTCCACACGTCGCGCCcagcttcagcagcagcagctgcagcgtcGCGAGCAGCTGAAGGCGTTGcgcgaacagcagcaacagtcgcagcCGGTGCAGACAGAGCAACAGCCTGAGCTAGCAAAGCAAGCACCGGAGGAGAAGCCGGTGCACATTAAGAGCGTTGAGATCCTACCCAGCTTTGGCAGCAGTCCCACGCACAGCAAGCCGAGCACCTCGGCCGATGTGAGCGCCAATGAGAGCGGCAACAGTTGCTTGCCGCCCTTGTTTGCCATGGAGGAGGGCAGCAATCAAACGGTGATTAAagctgttgtagttgctgcgaAGCAGACGAAAGGCAGCACAGCTACGCCGAAGCGTAAGCAAAAGCGTCGTGCGGCAGTCAAGGCTTGCAAGCGCATTATTTCCCAGTCAACTTTACCTGAAGagacgcagcaacaacagaaggaacaacaacagcagccacagcaactggATGTGAAACTggagcaacaggagcagcCTGATGTGGGCACATCGCTGGACGACAGCAAGGAGAATCAAAGAGGCAGCCAGCATGTCGAGGaggaggacgacgacgaccagACGGATCTGATGGCCGCCTGGCAACGTCAAATGCACGGCACCAGCACCGATCTAGAGCAGCGGCTACGCGAGATCAATGCCAAGCGTCAGGAGCAGTTCAAGGGACCGCAACGCACGCGACGTCGCACCGCAGCGGGCAAGAAGAAAGCTGGAGGCGGTGGCACGCCGCTGGCGCCTAAGCAAAAGAAACTCAAGGTGCCGCTCAGtgccaagaagaagaagctgcagGCGGGACAGACAGTTGggaaggcaacaacaacgatcaAGATAACGACACCGcagaaaacaaagaaaatagtGGAAAGCAAAGAGCCGCCGAAGGAAGCGAACCGTGAGGAGCAAGACAAGCAACAGCTGCAGGGGGAGAAAAATGCGCATAAAGTGTCAATTATCGAAGAACCAGCGAAGCAGCTGAAAACCGAGAAGGAGCAGCTGCCGGAGAAGACAGCCAAGCAggttacaacaacaacaaaaacaactacaacggcaacagcaacgataGCAATAGCGACAGTGGATCAAGTGCCTTCGAGCATGGAGATGCTGCTGGAGACTCCATTCAAGATGCTGCTATCGCAGTCGGATGACGGTGTGCCGCCGACACCCGGACCCGCCGCTCTGCTCCTGCCACCCACGCTGGACACACCCTACGCCAAGCTGTTGCCGAGCACTTCGTTTCTGTTTGGCAGCGACACCAAGAGCATACTGGACACACCCATGCTGACGGCCATAACGCCGGGCACCCGGCTGTCGGGGGCAACACCATTTGGCCACTCCCTGGGCACACCGCACAGCACAGCCAAAACGGATTATTCCTCGGGCAGCTCCTACTATCGTCCCGATGAGGCCGAGCACACGGATACGAATGCCCAATGTGCCCTGCAACCGGCCAGAGCATCGCCAGCAACAACTATAATTGCACCCGAACCGATCAAGGTTTCAGCCGTGTCCGCCTTTGAGCTGCATGCCGAGCGTTTGCCCGTGGAGCCGACGGTGCTGCGTCGTGTGCGTTCCTTTGGTACCGAGGCCGTGGACAGCGCTGAGGGAGCCGTCGCCGCTTTGCCCGATAATGTCGCGGAGCCAGGTCCGCATTATAAGCTCGTATCGGGTTTGCCCGATGCTGTGGTCGATAATTCTAGCAGCAGTTCGTGTGCCAGCAGCTCCACTTACTCCTCCAGCAGCTCCAGTTCGTCGagcagtggcagcggcagcagcaccgacagcagcagcaactcctcGGTCACCTCGGCCACATCCAGACGTGCGGCAAGTCAGGTGGCGCCTGGCGGTGTTGCGTTGCCCACGGCGAAAACAATGCAGCTGCTGGATATGGAGAATCTGTCGGACATTAGCAGCACCGAGGATGAGGAATGGCTAAAGGCGGCTGCAGCGGCGGCAACTGAACCGCCGCTCGCCATCGACAATGAGCCGCAGCAGCTGGTCAGCCAGGATGGCGAGGTGCGCTACCCGTTGCGCAATTGGCTGACACCCAGCAAGGATGCGACCAAGGATGCAAATACTAGCGGGGAGATGGCACCGCCAGCACCCAAAACGAAACCAGTTAATCCTCCTCTAcctccgccgccgcctccgGAATTGCCAACTGCAGCAGTGAAGCCACCTCCGCCTCCATCACCACCACCGTCGGCTCCACCTCCGCCAGTCAATCCGCCTGCAGCCAAAACTCCAACAccgccgcctccgcctccaccAGCTCCGACTGCTGCTGAGGATAAGCTAAAACAGCAGCTGGTAATGGAGCAGCGTCGTCAGGAACTGGCCAAAGTGCGTGAGCGTGTCAAGGCCAAGGTGAAGCAGCAAGTCTCGCCCAAACCGCGCGTCCGCAAGGTAAACAAGAAGCTAAGCAACATGCGCGAGAACGCCAAGTTGTCACAACCACCGTCACAGTCGAGCAAGGCCAGCAATGGCAAGTCTCCTCGAAAGGAAACACCGCCAACCGTGAAGACAGCAGCTACAACGGGTGCATCAGCCGTAACAACAGTATTAACAACCAGCTCAGCTACAACAGCGGTTGCTATTCCAAAGCCAACTGAAGCAATTGCCAAGTCAGGGAATGAGCCATCGACAAATTGCAGCAGCGATCTGGATCCAGCGCTGCTTATGGCCTTGAATCTCAGTGctaagaagcagcagcaacatcagccaAAAGTAGGACGCGTTGCCGTTCAGATTGCAGCACAGCCGGCCCCCGCGTTGGGCGCAGCACTGCGTCGTGGGCGACCTAAGAAGGCGCCGAACGTGGAGCCCACACGCTGCTGCACACGACGCTCCACGCGACTGATTGACAATAAGA CTCCTGGACCAGAAGAAACATCGCCGGAACCGCCACCTAAGCTAACCAAGGCGTTAACCAATGTCAAAGTGACCAAGAAGCCGGCCAAGAAACGTGCCGAAGCGCGTCTGGAGCCGTCGCAGCCGTTGGCAACTCTCGCCGAAGCGCAAACCACACAAAAGTCACCAGAGCCCCAAACATTGCCCTCTACATCCGCGGCTACGGCAGCGCCAGCAGCGAGCCCAGACTATGAGCTGGACATGTGCTTAAGCAGCAGTCATGTGGAAAATACGTTCAGTTTTTCATACGCGGATAATGGCAGCAAACCAACAGAGCCTGTGGAACCCCAGCCAGCGAGCTACTTTGAGAGCTATCAAATGCGTCTTATGATCGACAATGAGATGCACAATGTGCGCATGACAAGTCCACAGCTCATCTATCAGCACTCGGGCAAGGGTGGCGAAGATAATGGAGTCAATGCGGCTGCCAATGCTGCCGCCATTCGTAACATACCCAAGAAACGCATCGTACGCTATACTAGTGGCGGAGGTGGAGGTgcaggagaaggaggagcAACCACTAATCGCGATGAGGCTAAGGATGAGAAGCAGGTGAAGCCAGTGGCGACATCCACGCCGCTGGGCAACAACTCACAGGCAGCGGAGAGCGGGCAGCGCGATGAAAACGATCTCGAGGTGGCCAAGAT CAATGCGCCGATAAAACCAAACTCTGGCGAGGATCAGGAGCCGCATGATGCCGGTGTACAGATCGAAGATATCGAATCGATACTTTCCCATCTTCATGGCacctaa
- the LOC133848869 gene encoding la-related protein 7, producing MAAKTIAADKTGDCQEPQEKSHKADATTHEHEPVASGDQADVTDTSPGGIKSETGGGRKRKRHLFNSIRTQMEFYFGDANLSKDRFLRRYVEQDPYVPLDIFLTFNKIKTLTQDVQQISRSLSNSQLLELDKSGLKVRRKTALPVQRDVNDKTLYVEALPRTATHDWLKEVFSRYGAVAYVSLPHYPGTRKIKEFAFIEFEKSSAVEKAVKAFAQVQGVLSVEHTDPADLASIRSFQQQQQQKSGADVSDAAAAAACAEITLKRECDKEEAHDGAVSAKRVKLEAPQEQSDQTAGLESTDAEMSQQSETDDNPEDAGDDRAGKESGGGSDAKQTQHKRRRKQKKKPLLDKHKPNIEPSAMELKVLPKSSWCSMRNKYLNLQRRIISEAKSKLWRSGGGQQTHLGKSNTALPQLQAQHHHHQQQQQQQQLTEIKGNSVAGSGVVVAANSSSGSVGHEEGEPLSDAGDHHHHHHHHHHHAVAGGGDVPVPAKRRKRNKNAAGGVHKMNMNFYGAGGSETDDTAKLPAKAEERAPLFKYEPGLIVECALHEPCTNVKDFKADMRQYADIKYVDIKEGDQLAHLRMSTPEAADELAHKLSCAEMQLKVLRGQTEQQYWRKIEQDREAKLTKKVRVQQKRGREKFAKLLAKHIKFDDADDDEVAANTTGGPNGGAAASASNNLSADV from the exons ATGGCTGCGAAAACAATTGCTGCCGACAAAACGGGGGACTGTCAAGAACCGCAGGAAAAATCACACAAAGCGGATGCGACGACCCATGAACATGAACCGGTGGCAAGTGGCGACCAAGCGGACGTTACCGACACATCGCCAGGGGGCATTAAAAGCGAAACAGGAGGCGGTCGCAAACGTAAGCGACATTTGTTTAATTCGATTCGAACGCAAATGGAGTTTTATTTTGGCGACGCCAATTTGAGCAAGGACCGTTTCCTGCGACGTTACGTGGAGCAGGATCCAT ATGTGCCGCTTGACATATTTCTTACATTCAACAAGATCAAAACACTCACCCAAGATGTGCAACAAATATCGCGTTCGCTGTCCAACTCACAGCTGCTGGAGCTGGACAAGAGTGGACTAAAAGTGCGTCGCAAGACGGCGCTGCCCGTGCAACGGGATGTCAACGATAAAACGCTTTATGTGGAAGCCTTGCCACGCACAGCAACCCACGATTGGCTCAAAGAAGTCTTTAGTCGATATGGTGCCGTTGCTTATGTATCGCTGCCGCATTATCCGGGCACTCGCAAGATCAAGGAGTTTGCCTTTATTGAGTTCGAGAAGAGCTCGGCCGTGGAGAAGGCGGTGAAAGCATTTGCCCAGGTGCAAGGTGTGCTGTCCGTGGAGCACACAGATCCCGCTGATTTGGCCAGCATTCGTTCgtttcaacagcaacaacagcaaaagtcaGGTGCAGATGTCTctgatgcagcagcagcagctgcttgtgCAGAGATAACTCTGAAGCGGGAATGCGACAAAGAAGAAGCCCATGATGGAGCCGTGTCCGCCAAGCGTGTGAAGCTGGAGGCACCGCAGGAGCAAAGCGATCAAACTGCTGGCTTGGAAAGCACAGATGCCGAAATGTCGCAACAAAGCGAAACCGATGACAATCCCGAGGATGCTGGTGATGATCGTGCTGGCAAAGagagcggcggcggcagcgatgCAAAGCAGACGCAGCATAAGCGACGTCgcaagcaaaagaagaaaccGCTGCTGGACAAGCACAAGCCAAACATTGAGCCAAGCGCCATGGAGCTGAAGGTGCTGCCCAAGAGCAGCTGGTGCAGCATGCGCAATAAATATCTCAATCTGCAGCGACGCATCATCAGCGAGGCGAAGAGCAAACTGTGGCGCAGCGGTGGGGGTCAGCAGACGCATCTTGGCAAGAGCAACACAGCACTGCCTCAATTGCAGGCCCAACATCatcaccaccagcagcagcaacaacaacaacagctaaccGAGATCAAGGGCAACAGTGTCGCTGGCTCGGGCGTGGTTGTCGCCgctaacagcagcagcggtagcGTCGGACATGAGGAAGGCGAACCGCTTAGCGATGCGGGTGATcaccaccaccatcatcatcaccatcatcatcatgccGTTGCTGGAGGAGGCGACGTGCCAGTGCCTGCCAAACGCCGCAAGCGCAACAAGAACGCCGCTGGTGGTGTACATAAgatgaatatgaatttctaTGGTGCCGGCGGCAGCGAAACGGATGACACCGCAAAGCTGCCAGCCAAGGCCGAGGAACGGGCGCCACTCTTCAAATACGAGCCGGGTCTGATAGTCGAGTGTGCACTGCATGAGCCATGCACCAATGTCAAGGATTTCAAGGCCGATATGCGACAATATGCGGACATCAAGTATGTGGACATCAAAGAGGGCGATCAGCTGGCGCATTTACGCATGTCCACCCCCGAAGCAGCCGATGAGTTGGCCCACAAGTTGAGCTGTGCTGAGATGCAGCTGAAGGTACTGCGTGGCCAGACGGAGCAGCAATATTGGCGCAAGATCGAGCAGGATCGCGAGGCGAAGCTGACGAAGAAGGTGCGTGTGCAGCAGAAGCGTGGACGCGAAAAGTTTGCCAAGCTGCTAGCCAAACACATCAAGTTCGACGAtgctgatgacgatgaggTAGCCGCTAATACAACGGGAGGTCCAAATGGAGGAGCAGCTGCATCAGCAAGCAACAATCTATCCGCTGATgtctaa
- the LOC133848880 gene encoding TM2 domain-containing protein almondex, translating to MRQQRQCIVVNMRSAIALIIIFVLTGIRNSETASGGNQMDLTDAKTDQRKDNSNAGNNNNNNNNNNENEVFVPALANMASKSSGDGNSSSNNISNSTTNMLCPLDKETPCDQLQFPCIRCSYNFNCLYGRDVNISCEAVSNVQCQGERAFHRQMNCRYCYQTEMWQQHCEQHANCNSAAEKYYRTNCTVHQDVLCLGNRSFTRNLRCNWTQGYRWSTALLISLTLGGFGADRFYLGHWQEGIGKLFSFGGLGVWTIIDVLLISMHYLGPADGSLYI from the coding sequence atgcgacaacagcgacaatGCATTGTGGTGAATATGCGTTCTGCGATAGCGCTCATCATCATATTTGTGCTGACCGGCATTAGAAACAGCGAAACGGCCAGCGGTGGCAATCAAATGGATCTGACTGATGCCAAAACCGATCAACGCAAAGACAACAGCAatgctggcaacaacaacaataataataataacaataatgagaATGAAGTGTTTGTGCCCGCGTTGGCCAACATGGCCAGCAAGTCAAGTGGCGACGGCAatagcagcagtaacaacattAGCAACAGCACTACAAACATGTTGTGCCCACTGGATAAGGAGACACCTTGCGATCAGTTGCAATTCCCGTGCATACGGTGCAgctacaatttcaattgcctTTACGGCCGCGATGTGAACATCAGCTGCGAGGCTGTCAGCAATGTTCAATGCCAAGGCGAACGCGCCTTCCACCGGCAAATGAACTGTCGCTATTGCTACCAGACGGAAATGTGGCAACAGCACTGCGAACAGCATGCGAATTGCAATTCGGCAGCCGAAAAATATTATCGCACCAACTGCACTGTGCATCAGGATGTCCTCTGCTTGGGAAATCGCTCTTTTACCCGCAATCTACGCTGCAATTGGACGCAAGGCTACCGCTGGAGCACAGCGCTCTTGATCAGTCTTACGCTAGGCGGCTTTGGTGCCGATCGTTTCTATCTGGGACACTGGCAAGAAGGCATTGGCAagctgtttagctttggcggCTTGGGTGTGTGGACCATCATTGATGTGCTTCTCATATCCATGCATTATCTGGGGCCAGCCGATGGCTCACTATACATTTAG
- the LOC133848881 gene encoding decapping nuclease DXO homolog — MHSGVATNRDHINGTLNVNVRLHRSGTKFPGAFPRLSCPQPIGCYSLNESRQFQDYASNVSYLNLPHRTEFPLDLNAGIERVQRKGEAAHKYKDIHDFCRYICNHQQELSRPSTDQKKGPNLSYDFVTFRGILRQIMCTPYERRKDYRLMATRLNGTIYLAKVETEADRLERESMTKQQLDMCSWGFKFEQYCTTEDPKMLPDTTSPVNEAKEFDCVFHLTLNGLQLLFAAEMDGIKSNAT; from the exons ATGCATTCAGGAGTTGCAACAAATCGTGACCACATTAACGGAACGTTGAATGTGAACGTGCGTCTGCATCGCAGCGGCACCAAATTCCCCGGCGCTTTTCCCCGGCTCAGCTGTCCACAGCCCATTGGCTGTTACAGTCTCAACGAATCGCGTCAATTCCAGGACTATGCCAGCAACGTTTCGTATCTTAATTTGCCGCATCGCACAGAATTCCCGCTGGATCTCAATGCGGGTATTGAGCGTGTGCAACGCAAGGGTGAAGCggcacacaaatacaaagaCATTCATGACTTCTGCCGGTACATTTGCAATCATCAACAGGAGCTGTCCCGCCCATCTACAGACCAAAAGAAGGGTCCCAACTTATCTTATGATTTTGTGACCTTTCGCGGCATTCTGCGCCAAATTATGTGCACGCCATACGAGCGACGGAAGGACTACAGACTGATGGCAACACGTCTCAATGGCACCATCTACTTAGCCAAGGTGGAAACAGAGGCGGATCGCCTAGAACGCGAATCGATGACGAAGCAACAGTTGGACATGTGTTCGTGGGGCTTTAAGTTTGAACAATATTGTACCACAGAGGATCCAAAGATGCTGCCGGACACCACAAGCCCAGTGAATGAGGCCAAAGAGTTTGACTGCGTCTTCCACTTAACACTCAACGGATTGCAGTTGCTTTTTGCAGCCGAAATGGATGGCATTAAGAGCAATG CGACATGA